The region TGATAACCGTGCCTCAATAAATACTACGTTTCTGTCTtcgtaatttatttttaaaagagtttGCCTGGAAAGTCGTCATTGATCTCATCCATCTCCAGGACCACGTCATAGGGGACGCCAGCTTCAGCCAGGAGAACGTTGAGTTGGCCAGGCATGCGACCAGCCACTGGGTGGATACCAAACCTGTCAGAGACACACAGATCAAAAGTCATCAATCATCCTCCTACTTTTtctgagaattaaaaaaaaagccctcaTCTCTTTCAAATGAGTACATGTAGACCTAAAGAAATATATGGTCACATGTATTTTGCAAACATGCAAAGCCATGCATCATGTTTATATTTCCTTTTCTCCCATTATTTTGTCATCCATCTTTGGTATTTTTAGTGCATATATCTGCTATGCAACTTGCTATCGTTGTCAAAAACTTAGCATCCAATcggacatgtttttatttatttttgcctagATGTGTACAGATGGAAAGGTACCTACTACAAACTGTTAACTTTAGAAGACTGAATAGATTTGCATCCTgcacttttttgtaaaaaaaaaaaaaaatacaaacataactTTCCTTCGCTCTTACAGTTAATGCACTGCTTTTACTAATCTATTAcatcaaatcccaataaaatgttgGTATGTGAAATCTAAACAGTCTTGAAAACCTCTGTGTGAGACCAAGATCACTTTGAAAGATTGGAGGAAAGTTTGACTCCTCGGACAAGCAGTAACAAGCTGTCGCTAAACTTGATTAACACCAAGATAATGTTATTTGGAAACTCCAGAGCaagtacagaaataaaatacagataaatgaAGTAAACATTGAAAGGATCCAGGAACACAAATTTCTGAGAGTTATTGTTGATGAAACGGTCACTAGGAGAGCGAATGTTAGATATATACAGAATAAAGTATCAAAGAAAATTTTTATACTAACCAAAGCCAAGAAGTTGGttaaacagaaaacactgcACATTCTTTACCGTTCCCTAGTTTTACTCTAGCTCAGTTATTGCGTAGAGACATAAAATTACCTTGCAGTcattaaactgtgaaaaaaagcaacaagaatTGCCATACAGTTGGCTATCTGGTTAACACAAACTTATTTCTAAattctaaattattaaaacttaCTGACTTTATAAATTAGAGAGTGTGCATCTTATTTAAGGCCCAAAATAAACGCTTaccagaaaatattcaaaaacatgGGGTGGGGAGGTAACAGTGCAAAAAAGGTACAAAATTGCTCACCTGACAGTCTTTCCTTGTTCTCTTAACATCTTCACCATGTCTGCTATTGGGTACTGGGCTTTGGCTGCACACAAACCCCaacctaaacaaacaaaaaacaaatggttAAAACATGAGTTAGGAAATCACACTCCTACGCTCTATATTACAAGAGCAAAATTTCTTAGATCTGGGTTCTTGATACACATCAGCCCTATTGTTCATAGTTGAATAGAAACACAATAGTCCAAAACCGTCAATCATGTGTTCTTTATTAATTTTGCTCTCCTCTCTGTGTCCTCATCCTTATTCAAATCCCAGCAGTTCAATAAGTCTGAGATCAATCTCTCTGAGAAATTGCAGCGTATGTGTGATGGATACAGGACCCCTGCGTGCAAAGAACCGTTTTGCCTCACCACTGTTTAACCCTGGTGGTCATGTTCCTAACAGAGTTCAGCATAGCCTCTTGTTAAGATTTTCCtccctgttgttgttgttgttgttctgaagGCAGTCACTCATGACCTGTACGGTAATTCCCCAGACAGCCAGAGCCTTCTGTTTCCTCGCTGCCCTCCTTTGTTGTTGACAGCGCATGGACAAGTCTAGAGCCTGGACCTAATAGTTGCTTCGACTTTTCCCTGTTACTGTAATCAAACCAGCGTGTTGGACCACACAGCTGTCCTCGCGTTGGTCCAGGGCCATTAGGCAACAACAGCGAGATTTGTTTCCAAGATTTTCAGAATGGTTGCTCTAGCTCAGGCTGCTAAACAACAACTTATTTGTCAGATAGATCtggcttttcttttgttaagaagaagaagaaaaaacatgatcTGGCAATTATCtcaacaatcttttttttatgttggttgACAGATGATTCCAGGATCAACTACTAAGTGCACTGCTCCCTCTTGTGGTGcctgatgttttcttttgttgtctcAAATGAATTAATCACCGCCATCAGTCACAGTCGCTGACATTTCCAAAGGATTCCAGGTTTTTTCATTACTGCCGTTTAGATGCATCTTTTGGCAAAGCGGTCAGTCTAAACCTTTTTTGTGTCAGGTAAGTGAAACAAAAGACAGATGTTATTACAGAGCCAGACTGTCTGAGCAGAGCGGAGAATTCACTCTGTTCGGTCATGATATCATCCCACGCTGCAGCTGTGCCCCACCTGAAGAAAGATCAAAGTTAGACGTTGGTGTTTCCCAAAAGTCCTTGTCTTTTTTTGgagtctctctcttttttttcttcttttttttattttggaacgTTGCAATGTGGTTACATCTGTTTTGAGccaatttttcaacaaaaacgtccaaaagaagcagaaacattCCCACACGGGGACATGCGATACTTCTGAACTCGTTCAAAAAGAGTTTTATgaatattcttgtttttgtgcCACATGCTATGACGGTGTTTGATGCTGAGTTTTggcattatttttaatgtttgttcatAAAGTTTGTGTAACAGTGTGTCCACGATCTGTttagaaaacagacaaaatgttaCAACAGAATAAATGGCGAGTTATTCCCAGGGTACTCATCAAGGATTTCATAATTAGAACATGtgtagctttttttatttgcagatttattGGTATCCGAATCGTTCCATGAGTGGAACTGTGAATTTCTGTATGATCAACTGGAACAAAATGTCTTGCCCTGATTGCGATTGTAGGCCTTAATCTGTAcgtaacagaaaaacaaaccagcatACAGAGAAAAGATGAAATCCCCTCCACAGTTACTCTCACTCCTGTTGAAGATGTgcagagatttaaaagaaatcataattttaattGCAGTGATGTAATCTTCCACTGATTTTATTCTAGtacagtggggaaaaaacacaaaaacaacaatatcacaCTCAATAATTAGTGTAAAATAAGTTTCACTGaagcattttaaattataacctcaaatatttaatttaatttgaatgtaTTAAATCTTTTGCTTAATATTTCATGAGTTATTGTTTTCCCTGGGGTGTAAAGTTTCTTTTAGCCTTCCTGCCACCATGAAGAGTGAGatgtaaacattttgctgtAAGGGAACTGCAGCAAAGAGTGGCATCTGGGGTCTCCaagtctccatgacaaccattagACAGCATCTACAAACCAACTAGTTTAGGAAAagtaggaaaaaatattttctgtcctaccatcacaaagGAAAAAATGGAGGCTATACTAAATGGAGCTGTTTGTCTTGTTAGGATGTGATCAAGATTGAGATTTTGATGAGTATATGAAAGACAGCCTAACACCCACGAGTACGTACAGAGGAGGAtctgtcatgctgtgggaccTTGTCATCCTCCAACGTGTTGGAGTGCAATACCAGGAGGCTGTGAAGTTGACTGAGTATGGGTaatcacagtttttattttccttttttaatgtgTAATGATTCAAAACAAAAGGTCAAATCAACGTATAAGAGATATATCAGACACGAAATCAACTTTCTTCGCCTGCCGCCTCAGTTCTAAATACCATGGAAAACCTGCTGTGTGAGCTGAAGAGAGGAGATCATGAGATCATTCAGGAATCTGGATGTTCTGGACAGAATGTGCGAAATGAGAATGGTGAAAAATCCTTCTCTTTGTTTGATCCAACTTTGTGAAATGGAGAAAACTAATTGCTGCTCTAAGAGAGCAGAGAGTACAAAAACAGAAGGCAATAATTGTGAAATTTCTTACTTTGttaaaagcaattatttcttAACACAGGAATTTTTCAATGcactaaaaacttttttttgttttttaagattttcagtgcgagatcaaataaataaaaaaaagcatgagtatttgaatgtttttacacaTGTAGTGCCAATACTTGAGGATATGAATGTGTTATCTTTGCAACCATGTAGAagcaggaaatgtaaaaaagtttaaaaagcaaaaaaactgaGGCTGTTTGTTACTTAATTCTGTTGGAGTATGCTGTAATCATAACGTACTGGATAATCAACACTCAGAAATACTGCATTTTGGTATTAAAGTCTACCTGGTGTGATGATGACGGTGTTGGCTTCTTTGATTATGTCAATAGTTTGCTCCACATTGACCTCGGTGTGGGTGCCGACGATCTCCATGGGCTTCCCACCTAATGTGGAGGTGGTGCCGTACCCTCCCAGGATCACGTTGGGCAACGAGCGGTTCATGGCCTTGGAGGAACGAAGGAACTCCGTCTCAGATTCTTATCACAAGCGTAGCCTAAACAAAACACATCTACTCACCACGCACATGATGTACGAAAGGATGGCGCCAGAGGAGCCGATCAGGGCTCCCACGATCGTCATGAGGTTGTTGTCTAGCAAAAAGCCCTCAGCGCAGAGCGCCCATCCTGAGTAGCTGTTCAGCACAGTGATGACCACCGGCATGTCAGCCCCACCGATAGCTGCTGTGAGTGTTACACCCTGGAAGAACATGGAAACGGTGTGCAAACTTCTGTGCTACTCAGTTTCGGTAAAAGCTCTTTGCATTTTAAACGTACTTGGCATCTAACAAAGTGCAGCGTCAAATTTCATCAGCTAAAGTGTAACCGAATCCAGACCGGATTTTggaactttttttctgaaaatgtgtttcctcAAAGCTGAAACTTTGCTGCCTCATGTTTGCTGCTCAGATGTTGCTGCAACTCTCACCATGACAGCTGAAAGCCCGGACACCCCCATCAGGCAGCCCATCCCGGTGCCGTAGCTGGAGCTGAGCATAAAGGGCACCATGCCTCCCATGGATGCCGCCATCAGACCGGCATTCAACATGTGTCGACCAGGCAATAGCAGGGGGGCGGAGTCCAGCATGCCTACAGGCAAAgaacaattattttcaaaagccaGAAATGATTGTCAATCGTTTGTAGGGATAATTgacaacataaaacacagagcGTAATTAGTTTCAAGCGCCCCTTTGGAAATCCAGATGTCTCTGCGGGGAATCTATTACAATCTGTTACTAGACAACAACTAATCCTGCAACCACAGCCACTGCCCTGTGGTCAACAAATCACATCTTACCATAATGTTTCTCATGTGTTCCCCTTGATCAGTTCACacaacagtttaaataaaagacTGCTGATAACTGCACGCAAAGCCCCAACCCTGACCTGGACCCCACAGAGGATTTGGCTTTAACCACTAGGAGACAATCAATGCAAGTGGAAATATAAAGCTTTTCGGTTTCGGTGTCTTCTAAAGGTACtcgcttgaactttttcatcttttgttagtttacaaactgGTGTTTATATGGAACAATGTGACAGACCAATACATAATGAAACACAACTGCATTattttttgcaaggcattgtatCTAGCTAGCAGACCAGAACCTCGGTTTTAGTGTTTCATAAACTTCTAAGCTTGAGACCCAAAATAACAAAGGCCATCATGGCAAAACCAtccttaaaaacattatttacaacgtttttaatgtaatttctgGTTAAATAATGTGCAGTTTAAATTTAACCTAAGCTCTGAAGGCAAGCTCAGGACCCCCCACAAAGTGTTTCTCAACCCAAAAGGTCTCCAATGCATTTGAATCTTGGAGAAGCTGAACGTAGTTTTGGTTAGCAGCTCCAACCTTGCAGCTTTCCGTAGGCCACCAGAGATCCGCTGAAGGTGACGCCTCCGATGTAGGTGCCCAGGTAGGCCACTGTCTTCAGGACACCAGCTGCAGGGTGAGTTTCCAGGTGAGGAAACTCAATCATGTACTCGGCGACGCAGGTGAGGACAGCCGCGAGTCCCACCAGGCTGTGGAAGGCTGCCACCAGCTGTGGCAAGTCCGTGATTTCAATACGCTTGGCGATGGTGAGGCCTGTGGTCCAGATGTGACATCAGTCAATTATTACTGTATTTGAAAGCGACAAAGAGCCAAATGTTATTAAGCAAACACCTGTTTTCTGCTACAAAGCCAAAGTAAGCAAAGTAATCAGTTGGGTTTGCTGAAAAGAGATGCAGCTGTAGCACTGATGCATATGCATGTATGGTAAATTAAAGGGGTGGTATTGCTTTCCAGCACGTGGtgctattttatagcataatcaattaactatgttaccttcagtggctataaaaatgctacatataccaaatatgacttaaaagaaatttgacttggcaatttagcgccttgaaattgggcctctgtcgctttaaaaactcctgctctttccaacactccgCCTTGAGGAACATCATCACAACgtcactcctctattaacctgttaatgattttttttcacaagcttTACAGCTCATATAATAGCTTGATACTTCAGGTATTATTGCCTTGAATATCATTACCTAGAAAAATCAAGGAAATACCGTGATACAACTCCTTTTGATGTTATTTattataacataatgtaaagctcaaaagagccaattttacataataacgCCCCCTTGACGATCAATAACTGTCTTACTGAACACTAAAACTAAAAGATGAAATCTTTCATAAAGACTCAAGTAGAGGTTTGCAAAATTAACAAGATATATACTGATAGATATCTAAACTGCGCTTCAAAAACCAATACCCATTGCTTTCTTTCTTCGTAGGTTAATAGTCTGATCACACAGCATGTTTCTATGTGGTCAGATAATGGACGACAATACTATATTAGACAGTGCTGAAAAGAGAATAATCAGTGCCAGAGAAAGGACTTTCCAGCATCGCAGTGCTGTGTTAGAGCTACAACACAGAGATAGCATTAAAAACGCATACCAAGGGTCCCTCCAGTGGCCATAGCTAACGACATCTGAGACAGCAGCTCTGGCGACGGCTTGAGGGCGCCGATGGTGGCAGCAAGGCCCCCTGCTACTCCCATCATGCCCAGGGCGTTCCCCAATCGAGATGTGCGCTGGGCGGAGAGGCCTGCCAACGCCCCGACGCAACACAAGCCTGAGCCCAGGTATATCATCTGAGGGAAttaaagaaattagaaaaaactcAGTCACGTCACAAAAAAAGCAATGACCAAAATAAGTATACCTATTTCCGTAAAGTTGTTTAAGACTTTACGGAAGACTAAGTAGATCAGAGAATCTCCCATCACCTGCTCTATGCTGTACCCAGCAGCCAGTGAAGCTCCGTATCCTCCAACGAAAGCAGCCCCAGGCAACAAGTAAAGGTAGTTGTATTCAGGAGGGTCAGTGGGACGTTTGAACATGTCCAGCATTCTCTGGGTGATGAGGAAACCACCTGCACAGgcacagcaaaaacaaagcaaaaaaaaacgtAGTAGGCATTTAGCTGCACAGCTAATAAATCACTTTCTCCTCTGTTGTGTGCGTGACGACTATCAGACCGGCGATGTTGATGGATGAAACAAAGGCGGCGGCCAGGGCGAGAGTCTCAGGAAGGCTGGAGGGTGTGAGACCTCCACCCATCAGCACCAGACCTCCTACCGCCGTCAGGCCTGAGAGGCGGAACGGGCAGCATGAATAACAGCAGCAAAGAACCACACAAAGCCCCAGACTGTACACTGACCCCCTGACCTGAGATGGCATTGGTGACAGACATGAGAGGCGAGTGCAGAGCGGGGGTCACCCCCCACACGGTGTGGTATCCCACAATCCCAGCCAAACCGAACGTTGTGACCATCTGAGTGAAAGCTGCGTTTGGGGAGATGATGCCCAGAGCCAGACAGGTGGACACACCTGATATTaagacaaacagcagagaaGCATCATTGACATATGAGCATCTTCACAGCTTTTCTTAAGCTAGGATCCCTCAAACCGCGCTCTTTAGATAGATTTATTAcccaaaacagaagaaagtgtGACTGCTGAGTTACCATGTCATTCATTTTCAATCTTTCTTTGATATATCCTCACCCTATTCTGTAGAGCTACTGAGGTTTTAAACATTAACAGCTCTAAAGCACTTGTAATGTGCCtgtaaaaaaccccaaagaaaaCGCAAGTACAGGATTAAGAATCAGGCCTCATCCagacaaaaaacatgcatgttctgttcagtttttatagATATCCCAAGGGCAAATTTGTTTACAGCAGGCATCATAtataaaagccacaaaaaaacatccactgCTAGTACAGGACAACTACGAAGAGAAATAATGGATCATCTCAAATCATAGCACgtaatagacaaaaataacaagaataTAAAATGTGTATTATTTCAACAAACCTAAAAGGTTGTCTAGTCTAGGTATTGCAGTATAAACCAGGGAGATTAAAGTCAGCAATGGCAGGAATAAAAGAAACCCTACCACACCAGGTTCTGATCTTGGAGATCCTAAAGCGGCAGCCAGATGGAAGAAGATGAAACTCGCTCTAAAGTGGATGTTGTGCATTGTTAACGATCAGTTCTCACACGCTTGGAGTGTATTCTGGAGCTGGGCTTGCTTCACTCCAATTACCTTGCTTGCCACATTAGTGAGCCTCATCAACCAGTTTTTACTAGACAGGGTAAGGAAACCAAACAGAGCCACGCAACAATAAAAATGGAACAGAATCAATAAAACACTGATAAAACAGAGTCACTAATAAATTAGAAACTTTAAAAGAACccagtttactttaaaaaaaatcaaataaaaaatggtgcTGCTGGATCTAATTACACCTTGCATccatttttgattaaaagctcAGCTTATAAGAGTTTATACTCAATTATGATTTCAGCTTCCAGGTTGTGAATGACAATGATGCTAGACAGGGATTTATGAAAGTCAGTGAACATATCTTTAGTTTTGGATGCATTAATTGCAGCATGTTGTAAAGACCTGTACAACGGCACTATTCTCAGTTTCACTGTCGTTTAAAAGAGTTATAACAGGGTCATCAGCAAATTTCAAAGTTCGTCTGTTCTCATGTGTGCTCCTGCAGGAACTGCACAAAGAATAAATAGCACTGAAGAAAGGACACCACCCTGCAAACAGGAAGGTTAAGGGTGACAGCCCGCCATTAGTTTTCACACATTGTGACAGATCTGACAGAGAGCCTAACAACCACCCTACAAGATTTGGATTCAGATGAAACACTTGACAAAAGTTCATTCGTAAGAAGATAGAGCTGGATAGTATTAAATGCACAtggaaaatcaataaacaaCAGCCTTGGGTGTGTGTTAGGGACCTCCAGATGCTCCACTAAAAGGTTTATCAAAAACAGAGTTGCGTCCTGCACACTCCCGCCTGGTGAGCGAACTGAAGAGGACCTAAAGTGGCCAGCAGCCTGTTTCAGAACGCCCTGTTTCTTTATCCTCTCAAAGCCTTCATCACCGAGGAGGTGAGGGCTACTGGTCTGAAGTCACTGAGGACCTCAGGGTTCTTATATTTTTGCAACAGTAACAATTGTGGCATGTTTCCACACTTTACAATCTGCTGCTGAAGAGAGTGATtagaaatcattttcaaaattttgctAAGTTGGAGAGCACAGTGCTCTGTCATTTCTGAAAGTGCAAGAATACGCAAAATACTACGGTAGCTACACTAAGTGTGTTACTGTCTTAGGAGCATGCACGTGGTGCTGGCATGGTGGAGGTACAATacaatcatatttaaaaattatatttgcatACCCCTTCCCTTCGTCTCTGTTTGTGATGTATTCTGATACACTTTTACAGCGCCACATATAGTATTTTTGTGTGGATGAGGATAATCCTACAAATAACCCCATGTTTccaatgaacattttaaataaatagatcaGGAAAAACACCGTTTTCTGagcaactttgtttttctttgtgtcttaatgtgagaaacaaacataaagctacttttttaaatgttgtattgGGACTAAGGCTACACTACTCTGCTAGAGCTATGGTACATTTCAAACCAAAACTAGAGATGTAAAAGGAACATTTGATGACACGCTGATAAATATCTTCAGCATATGTATGCATGTAAAATgttaacctttttatttatgtttagaaCATAACGTCCTGAACGTATCTCTTCTGTCTGACAGGAAAGCGATTCACTCCAATGACTCCCATGGCAGAACagaaattcttttaaaaactgagagttttttattgtcaaagattcttctttttctacttctgtaaaaaggcaaaaaaaaaaattaaccattATTCCTATTAAAATCTGCAAAGAGGACCAACACCATCAAACTCATGCCAAGTGGCACGAGTTTGCACGCCTCCAACAAAAAGACTGACAGTCgacaaaaacatccattttaGTAGGAATTTAGATTTGTAACGTCAACGATTGTCACTTTGTGTCTGACCTGCAGTGTAGACTCCGGCAGAGGTCAATGTGCGGTTAAAAGGGGAAACTGTTGCAGCTTTTTCAGCCTCCAACTCTGCCACGGTTTTCTGTTTCACAGGGGCCGGCGGAGTCGTTTTAGGCAGTGGAGACGGGAACATGTTGTGACCTTCCTGTTCAGGcggggagaaaaaaacacacaaatataccCTAGTGAGCACAAGTAAAAGATCCATGAGGTGTACATGTTAGACAGAGAATTCAATATTTGTGTGATTTGCATTTTGGAACATCTGGACTGGATGCTGGGAGTCCTGCAGCAGGAGATTACACTAAGCAAACAGCACTCATTGACCAGTTAGCAAGGGTTTTGAAGATTAATTTACTTTAGAAAGACTTGAATCATGCGTCGGTCCACCAGCAGTAAGTCAATATGCCCTACTGAGCTTGCATGATTTCACTGCTATAGACATAGTGTCCAAACCAAAAttcctgaaaatgtttccagtttgAGCCTTACCCAGCTGgaactggggtttttttttggtcctgGAGCTTGACTTGACAAGATGTGATAGCTCATGCTGAGAGGGAGCGGAGGACGCCAGCAGAGACTTTAACTGCAAATCAAAACCAACCTTCATCACAAGAGTCCCACGGATGACATGGTCGATTGTTCCATAGTCAAATTCCTCGCGGGGCTCGTAGTGGAAGTACTCCTTGTCTGGACTGATGGCTTTCAGCAGCTTCAGGACATTGTTGGAGTACAGAGTGCTGGCCTGTGTGGGCATGCGGCTTGGCAGGTCGGTGTAACCTATGTGAGTGACTCCCTGGTTGAAACAGAAAACGTTATTAATCTGTGAATTTTCCTCTGGGGGGAACAGGTTGgggaacatttttattgctgtatttTAAACCACAGACAGAAACCTGACCTTGTAGACGTACAGATCTCCTGGCTTGGTGGTCTCTATGTTTCCTCCAGTTTCTGCAGCCAGGTCCACCACCACAGAGCCGTCCCTCATTGACTCGACAAACTCCGTCTTAATTAACACGGGAGCCTTTTTTCCTGCACGATCggagacaaacaaaaaattgtaaACTAAGCTGAATTTGAACCAAACTATTTTAAGCAGATTTGGACTAAACTGAAAGTTTGggacttaaaacaaaatgggCTGACACAGTTAGTTCCCGTTTTTGAAGTAGaacccaaaaaaaaagaacaccaaAACAAGGACTTTTGGCAAATAAAGGCATCCGttagaatggccaagtcaaCGTCCGGACACTAAATCCACCCGAGAAATTTTTTGTAAACCCTGGAATATGACTGTTTATGAATGCTTTTCATCCAATAAGACTGAAGTTAGAGATATTccccaaagaaaaaaacctaaatcttCAGCCCAATATGTGCAAAGCCAGTGGAGACAAACTGTACCCTGCAGCTGTAAATATGGTGAAAGGTAATCCTCCAAAGTACTGACTTGGAGAATCAAGAGAACCTGCAAACACAAATGCAGGCcacatattttagattttgatttgCAGAAAAGATTCATAAATATGTATCCTTTTTCTTTCGAGAGATGCACATGCTTTTGCAGTGTACTGTAAGTAGCTCTTTCGACATACTCTTCACCAGTAAGCATCGGAGCTCAGTATGTTATCTCTGAACGGAGCTTTGCGAGTTGTTTATTAGCAAATTAGTTCATCCATCTTCCTGACATGCAGATCCCTGTAATCCATCTTGCAAAGTTTTGCTCATGCAGGAACTTTTGCACG is a window of Xiphophorus maculatus strain JP 163 A chromosome 4, X_maculatus-5.0-male, whole genome shotgun sequence DNA encoding:
- the LOC102222601 gene encoding NAD(P) transhydrogenase, mitochondrial-like; the protein is MSTLLRCISSSCLVLSQRRVHQKILGRRHFRTFPVLWDQKASRGVPYKDLVVGVPKETVLNERRVALSPAGVQALVKQGFKVQVESGAGDEAKFSDQQYKDAGATITDVKGALGSDLVLKVRAPSLGEADLLKPKSTLVSFIYPAQNPDLMKKLSERQSTVLAMDQVPRVTIAQGYDALSSMANIAGYKAVVLAANHFGRFFTGQITAAGKVPPAKVLVIGGGVAGLAAAGAAKSMGAIVRGFDTRPAALEQFKSFGAEPLEVDIKEAGEGVGGYAKEMSKEFIEAEMALFAKQCKDVDIVISTALIPGKKAPVLIKTEFVESMRDGSVVVDLAAETGGNIETTKPGDLYVYKGVTHIGYTDLPSRMPTQASTLYSNNVLKLLKAISPDKEYFHYEPREEFDYGTIDHVIRGTLVMKEGHNMFPSPLPKTTPPAPVKQKTVAELEAEKAATVSPFNRTLTSAGVYTAGVSTCLALGIISPNAAFTQMVTTFGLAGIVGYHTVWGVTPALHSPLMSVTNAISGLTAVGGLVLMGGGLTPSSLPETLALAAAFVSSINIAGGFLITQRMLDMFKRPTDPPEYNYLYLLPGAAFVGGYGASLAAGYSIEQMIYLGSGLCCVGALAGLSAQRTSRLGNALGMMGVAGGLAATIGALKPSPELLSQMSLAMATGGTLGLTIAKRIEITDLPQLVAAFHSLVGLAAVLTCVAEYMIEFPHLETHPAAGVLKTVAYLGTYIGGVTFSGSLVAYGKLQGMLDSAPLLLPGRHMLNAGLMAASMGGMVPFMLSSSYGTGMGCLMGVSGLSAVMGVTLTAAIGGADMPVVITVLNSYSGWALCAEGFLLDNNLMTIVGALIGSSGAILSYIMCVAMNRSLPNVILGGYGTTSTLGGKPMEIVGTHTEVNVEQTIDIIKEANTVIITPGWGLCAAKAQYPIADMVKMLREQGKTVRFGIHPVAGRMPGQLNVLLAEAGVPYDVVLEMDEINDDFPETDLTLVIGANDTVNSAAQEDPNSIIAGMPVLEVWKSKQVIVMKRTLGVGYAAVDNPIFYKPNTSMLLGDAKKTCDALQAKIREVYY